In bacterium, a single genomic region encodes these proteins:
- a CDS encoding four helix bundle protein, translating to MATFASSYRELRVYINAKKAAMEIFKATEKSPVSEKYSMVDQMRRSSRSVCSNIAEGWRKRRYKAAFISKLSDAESEACKTQVWLDFARSCKYLDAEYARRLEENYDLVMGQIVIMINNADKWLIRKNSSDDPE from the coding sequence TTGGCCACATTTGCTAGTTCATACAGGGAACTGAGAGTCTACATTAACGCGAAAAAGGCTGCCATGGAGATTTTTAAAGCAACCGAAAAATCCCCGGTATCTGAGAAATATTCAATGGTCGATCAGATGAGGCGTTCGTCCAGGTCTGTATGCAGCAATATCGCTGAGGGATGGAGGAAACGCCGGTACAAGGCCGCATTTATCTCCAAACTAAGTGATGCTGAAAGTGAAGCGTGTAAAACACAGGTCTGGCTGGATTTTGCACGTAGTTGTAAATACCTTGATGCTGAATATGCCAGGAGACTTGAGGAGAACTATGATTTGGTCATGGGACAAATAGTAATAATGATCAATAACGCGGACAAATGGCTTATCAGAAAAAACTCATCAGATGACCCTGAATGA